The Iamia majanohamensis genome window below encodes:
- a CDS encoding helix-turn-helix domain-containing protein, whose translation MAGPGRDRLRELLDAVLDGTDEGEARTLDDIAAAAASSPFHMVRTLSATTGEPPVAMRRRVLLERAAWQLAGGATVTDAAIAAGYRSDDGFRRAFARAFGHPPSTPSGGHRLPAPNGIHFHPPTSLWVDTTEPAMDPVADHLVTHDLADTRHLIALAEALPDADFRAVRMPGRTLLSWHGPEESLAAVLENHVWTKEVWTAAIEGSDLPDRDEHASAAALRDRHDAVAARWLALVRDVDRRGGWDDQVIDALCDPPERFVVGQIIAHVITFAAFRRGVARMLLREAGHEVDDGDPIDWLRAREGEG comes from the coding sequence GTGGCCGGGCCCGGACGTGATCGCCTGAGGGAGCTGCTCGACGCCGTCCTCGACGGGACCGACGAGGGGGAGGCGCGCACCCTCGACGACATCGCTGCGGCGGCGGCCTCGTCGCCGTTCCACATGGTGCGCACCCTCTCGGCGACCACGGGTGAGCCCCCGGTGGCCATGCGTCGGCGGGTGCTGCTGGAGCGGGCCGCCTGGCAGCTGGCCGGGGGCGCCACGGTCACCGATGCCGCCATCGCCGCCGGCTACCGCTCCGACGATGGCTTCCGGCGGGCCTTCGCCCGGGCCTTCGGCCACCCGCCCAGCACGCCGAGCGGGGGCCACCGCCTCCCCGCCCCCAACGGCATCCACTTCCACCCACCCACCTCGCTGTGGGTCGACACCACCGAGCCCGCCATGGACCCCGTCGCCGACCACCTCGTCACCCACGACCTGGCCGACACCCGGCACCTCATCGCCCTGGCCGAGGCCCTGCCCGACGCCGACTTCCGGGCGGTGCGCATGCCGGGTCGGACGCTGCTCTCCTGGCACGGCCCGGAGGAGTCGCTCGCCGCGGTCCTGGAGAACCACGTCTGGACCAAGGAGGTGTGGACGGCGGCCATCGAGGGCAGCGACCTCCCCGACCGCGACGAGCACGCCTCGGCTGCCGCCCTGCGGGACCGCCACGACGCGGTCGCGGCCCGGTGGCTGGCCCTCGTGCGCGACGTCGACCGGCGCGGGGGGTGGGACGACCAGGTGATCGACGCCCTCTGCGACCCGCCCGAGCGCTTCGTGGTGGGCCAGATCATCGCCCACGTGATCACCTTCGCCGCCTTCCGGCGCGGGGTGGCCCGGATGCTGCTGCGGGAGGCGGGCCACGAGGTCGACGACGGCGACCCCATCGACTGGCTCCGGGCCCGGGAGGGGGAGGGGTGA
- a CDS encoding cyclic nucleotide-binding domain-containing protein, giving the protein MFRRPRDPMADHLEALDLDPTAADELARRGTPVRVPAGRVLCAEGERGRQAFLLVDGEAHVLLPDAVVTIGAGDVVGELATLDHRRTRNATVVAHTDLEALVFDVRTFNDLAGDPALRPRLVPERPAA; this is encoded by the coding sequence ATGTTCCGTCGCCCCCGCGACCCGATGGCCGACCACCTCGAGGCCCTGGACCTCGACCCGACCGCAGCCGACGAGCTGGCCCGTCGCGGCACCCCCGTCCGGGTGCCGGCCGGCCGGGTGCTGTGCGCCGAGGGCGAGCGCGGTCGCCAGGCCTTCCTGCTGGTCGACGGCGAGGCCCACGTCCTGCTCCCCGACGCGGTGGTCACGATCGGCGCCGGCGACGTCGTCGGCGAGCTGGCCACCCTCGACCACCGCCGGACCCGCAACGCGACGGTCGTGGCCCACACCGACCTCGAGGCCCTCGTCTTCGACGTGCGCACCTTCAACGACCTGGCCGGCGACCCCGCCCTCCGGCCCCGGCTGGTCCCGGAGCGCCCCGCCGCCTGA
- the otsB gene encoding trehalose-phosphatase — protein sequence MPVGPDDALAVLRQDPATTGIFTDFDGTLAEIVDDPSAATPVPGATDVLGALARHHAVVAVISGRPVSFLARHLPSSVLAVGLYGLEVRRAGRVEVEPEAERWRAVVDDAARTCEAEGRAGLTVEPKGLSLTLHFRQHPELADEVASLARRVGARTGLVVGAARRSVELHPPVAADKGTALHGLAEGLGAACFLGDDRGDLTAFRALDELAAEGTRTIRVAVASDEAPAELLAAADLTVAGPSAAVDLLRTLLPTGS from the coding sequence GTGCCCGTGGGACCCGACGACGCCCTGGCCGTCCTCCGCCAGGACCCCGCGACGACCGGGATCTTCACCGACTTCGACGGGACCCTGGCCGAGATCGTGGACGACCCCTCGGCCGCCACCCCGGTCCCGGGCGCCACGGACGTGCTGGGCGCGCTGGCCCGCCACCACGCGGTGGTGGCGGTGATCTCCGGGCGCCCGGTGTCCTTCCTGGCCCGCCACCTGCCCTCGTCGGTCCTCGCCGTCGGGCTCTACGGCCTCGAGGTGCGGCGCGCCGGCCGGGTCGAGGTGGAGCCCGAGGCCGAGCGCTGGCGGGCCGTGGTCGACGACGCGGCGCGGACCTGCGAGGCGGAGGGCCGGGCCGGCCTGACCGTCGAGCCCAAGGGGCTCTCGCTCACCCTCCACTTCCGCCAGCACCCCGAGCTGGCCGACGAGGTGGCCTCGTTGGCCCGTCGGGTCGGCGCGCGGACCGGGCTGGTCGTCGGCGCCGCCCGGCGGTCGGTGGAGCTGCACCCGCCGGTGGCGGCGGACAAGGGGACCGCGCTCCACGGGCTGGCCGAGGGCCTGGGGGCGGCCTGCTTCCTGGGCGACGACCGGGGCGACCTGACCGCCTTCCGGGCCCTCGACGAGCTGGCCGCGGAGGGGACCCGCACCATCAGGGTGGCGGTGGCGAGCGACGAGGCCCCGGCCGAGCTGCTGGCCGCCGCGGACCTCACCGTGGCCGGGCCGTCGGCCGCGGTCGACCTGCTCCGCACGCTGCTGCCGACGGGGTCCTGA
- a CDS encoding ester cyclase: protein MISAELRERRLAVLEEHFRSEVDHDWDACLATFRDVPRYEIVATGQVHEGAEAVVAYHRGQRAAFPDQRHENVRMHVADDSVVSEFDLLGTNTGPFMGLEPTGRSFRVPVVAVFTFDDDRITNERVYLDSASLLRQIGREDVLPLAGVEDFAAADMR from the coding sequence GTGATCAGTGCCGAGCTGCGCGAGCGGCGCCTGGCGGTGCTCGAGGAGCACTTCCGCTCCGAGGTCGACCACGACTGGGACGCCTGCCTGGCCACCTTCCGGGACGTGCCCCGCTACGAGATCGTGGCCACCGGCCAGGTCCACGAGGGCGCCGAGGCCGTCGTCGCCTACCACCGGGGCCAGCGCGCCGCGTTCCCCGACCAGCGCCACGAGAACGTCCGGATGCACGTGGCCGACGACTCGGTCGTGTCCGAGTTCGACCTGCTGGGCACCAACACCGGCCCGTTCATGGGCTTGGAGCCGACGGGCCGGTCCTTCCGGGTCCCGGTGGTCGCGGTGTTCACCTTCGACGACGACCGCATCACCAACGAGCGCGTCTACCTGGACTCGGCCAGCCTGCTCCGCCAGATCGGCCGGGAGGACGTGCTCCCCCTGGCCGGCGTCGAGGACTTCGCCGCCGCCGACATGCGCTGA
- a CDS encoding RraA family protein codes for MRWPTSSPAAPPPPSSPHPRPRSPHRDLPARRPARLRHPDPGQRPRRAHRPPGQRGLHPPPDPLAAARPAPDGGAGRHRDHHLRRAVPRRRGPDRRHDPLYRLVEEAPPPSVIVVQDLDGGAGCLWGEVNATICTAMGCEGVVTDGLVRDLPDVEKVGFRYLARGVGVARAWVQIVETDVPVEVGGMRVVPGDVVHADRHGALVIPPEALEGLPASADAVMAREDRLLGWVRSPDFTPGELAARRAQH; via the coding sequence CTGCGGTGGCCGACGTCCTCGCCGGCCGCACCCCCGCCGCCCTCGTCCCCCCACCCCCGACCCAGGAGCCCCCACCGTGACCTCCCCGCTCGACGCCCTGCGCGCCTACGACACCCCGACCCTGGCCAACGCCCTCGACGGGCTCACCGACCGCCCGGGCAACGAGGGCTTCACCCGCCCCCCGATCCGCTCGCTGCTGCCCGACCTGCCCCCGATGGTGGGGCGGGCCGTCACCGCGACCATCACCTCCGACGTGCCGTTCCCCGACGCCGCGGCCCGGACCGGCGCCATGACCCCCTCTACCGCCTGGTCGAGGAGGCGCCGCCGCCGTCGGTCATCGTGGTCCAGGACCTCGACGGCGGCGCCGGCTGCCTGTGGGGCGAGGTCAACGCCACCATCTGCACGGCCATGGGCTGCGAGGGCGTGGTCACCGACGGGCTGGTGCGCGACCTGCCCGACGTGGAGAAGGTGGGCTTCCGGTACCTGGCCCGCGGCGTCGGCGTGGCCCGCGCCTGGGTCCAGATCGTGGAGACCGACGTCCCCGTCGAGGTGGGGGGCATGCGCGTCGTGCCCGGCGACGTGGTCCACGCCGACCGCCACGGCGCCCTGGTCATCCCGCCCGAGGCCCTCGAGGGGCTGCCCGCCTCGGCCGACGCCGTCATGGCCCGGGAGGACCGCCTGCTGGGCTGGGTCCGCTCGCCGGACTTCACCCCGGGCGAGCTGGCCGCCCGGCGGGCCCAGCACTGA
- a CDS encoding 2-hydroxyacid dehydrogenase, producing MRVVLTAPLPAGSADPLVAAGHEVVVHDVPGDVAGAAADADALVTLLTDRVDATALAAGAGRLRVVANVAAGHDNIDRAAARDLGIAVCATPGVLDESTAEVAFALALMARRRTTDAEATLRAGRWSGWALDGFLGHDLHGATMGIVGWGRIGRALGRRADAFGMEVLHTARRPTGDPGFVADLDDLLARSDVVSLHVPATPATHHLITAERLRRMAPTAVLVNTARGSVVDEGALADALHDGVIFGAGLDVYEHEPQVHPRLLTAPGAVLLPHIGSATVATRTAMARTATAAVADVLAGRTPAALVPPPPTQEPPP from the coding sequence GTGAGGGTCGTCCTCACCGCCCCCCTCCCCGCCGGCAGCGCCGACCCGCTCGTCGCCGCCGGCCACGAGGTGGTGGTCCACGACGTCCCCGGCGACGTGGCCGGGGCCGCCGCCGACGCCGACGCGCTGGTCACCCTCCTGACCGACCGGGTCGACGCCACCGCCCTCGCGGCCGGCGCCGGACGGCTGCGCGTGGTGGCCAACGTGGCCGCCGGCCACGACAACATCGACCGGGCGGCGGCGCGCGACCTCGGCATCGCCGTCTGCGCGACCCCCGGCGTGCTCGACGAGAGCACCGCCGAGGTGGCCTTCGCCCTCGCCCTCATGGCCCGCCGCCGCACCACCGACGCGGAGGCCACCCTGCGGGCGGGCCGCTGGTCCGGGTGGGCCCTCGACGGCTTCCTCGGCCACGACCTGCACGGGGCGACGATGGGCATCGTCGGGTGGGGCCGGATCGGGCGGGCGCTGGGCCGTCGGGCCGACGCCTTCGGCATGGAGGTGCTCCACACCGCCCGACGCCCCACCGGGGACCCCGGGTTCGTCGCCGACCTCGACGACCTGCTGGCCCGCAGCGACGTGGTCTCCCTGCACGTCCCGGCCACCCCCGCCACCCACCACCTCATCACCGCCGAGCGCCTCCGGCGGATGGCCCCCACGGCCGTCCTGGTCAACACCGCACGCGGATCGGTCGTCGACGAGGGCGCCCTGGCCGACGCCCTCCACGACGGCGTCATCTTCGGCGCCGGCCTCGACGTCTACGAGCACGAGCCCCAGGTGCACCCCCGCCTGCTCACCGCACCGGGAGCCGTCCTGCTCCCCCACATCGGCAGCGCCACGGTCGCCACCCGGACGGCCATGGCCCGGACCGCCACCGCTGCGGTGGCCGACGTCCTCGCCGGCCGCACCCCCGCCGCCCTCGTCCCCCCACCCCCGACCCAGGAGCCCCCACCGTGA
- a CDS encoding DUF4387 domain-containing protein — protein MSPTIGDVASLVRSKNAGPFWQTLDVFLPDDDAFRRVAEAPGLDEATVARAYRLDPATVRIFRLPDIRVVKISFPRPTPQGGVHDRDMHAGQQHVPLARLPLHP, from the coding sequence ATGAGCCCCACGATCGGCGACGTCGCCTCCCTGGTCCGCTCCAAGAACGCGGGGCCCTTCTGGCAGACCCTCGACGTCTTCCTCCCCGACGACGACGCCTTCCGCCGGGTGGCCGAGGCCCCCGGCCTCGACGAGGCCACGGTGGCGCGGGCCTACCGCCTCGACCCGGCCACGGTGCGCATCTTCCGCCTGCCCGACATCCGGGTGGTGAAGATCTCGTTCCCCCGGCCCACGCCGCAGGGCGGCGTGCACGACCGCGACATGCACGCCGGCCAGCAGCACGTCCCCCTGGCCCGGCTCCCGCTGCACCCGTGA
- a CDS encoding acyclic terpene utilization AtuA family protein has translation MPETHVLVPAGMLGAGFTAEAVDRGIALGAHAIAIDGGSTDSGPYYLGAAAPKMPAEAITADLRVMLLAAHRAGIPVIIGSAGTSGTDVGVDWVAGLVEDLAREHGLGLTVARIYSEQDPDDLVALLDAGRIHPLPPAGPLDAATLGRCRHVVGLMGAEPIIAALDAGVDVVVGGRATDTAVIAAVPLRRGAPAGPAWHAAKTAECGGQCTTDPRGGGVLVTVDDEGFTVEPLEETSACTPTSVAAHMIYENADPHVMREPSGTLDVRGARYRALDDRRVRVTGSTFTPQSPTVKLEGSGVVGYQSLALAGIRDPEVLASIDVWSKGLRDFVAAKVRDVLGREEPEVVVEVRCYGWDAVLGDLDDDRTTPREVGAVLIATAPDQETATKVVKLANPYLLHMPLPGMDHLPSFAFLSSPAEIPRGPLYEFLLQHVVAVEHPEELFRTRIEEVGR, from the coding sequence ATGCCTGAGACCCACGTCCTCGTCCCCGCCGGGATGCTCGGTGCCGGCTTCACCGCCGAGGCCGTCGACCGGGGCATCGCCCTCGGGGCCCACGCCATCGCCATCGACGGCGGCTCGACCGACTCCGGGCCGTACTACCTGGGGGCGGCGGCCCCGAAGATGCCGGCCGAGGCCATCACCGCCGACCTGCGCGTCATGCTGCTCGCCGCCCACCGGGCGGGCATCCCCGTCATCATCGGGTCGGCCGGCACCAGCGGCACCGACGTGGGCGTCGACTGGGTGGCCGGCCTGGTCGAGGACCTGGCCCGGGAGCACGGGCTCGGCCTCACCGTCGCCCGCATCTACAGCGAGCAGGACCCCGACGACCTGGTGGCGCTCCTCGACGCCGGGCGGATCCACCCCCTGCCGCCGGCGGGGCCCCTCGACGCCGCCACCCTGGGTCGGTGCCGCCACGTGGTGGGCCTCATGGGCGCGGAGCCGATCATCGCCGCCCTCGACGCCGGCGTCGACGTGGTGGTCGGCGGGCGGGCCACCGACACCGCCGTCATCGCCGCGGTCCCCCTCCGCCGGGGCGCCCCGGCCGGCCCGGCCTGGCACGCGGCCAAGACGGCGGAGTGCGGCGGCCAGTGCACCACCGACCCCCGGGGCGGAGGGGTCCTGGTGACCGTCGACGACGAGGGCTTCACGGTGGAGCCCCTGGAGGAGACGAGTGCCTGCACCCCGACGTCGGTCGCGGCCCACATGATCTACGAGAACGCCGACCCGCACGTGATGCGGGAGCCGTCCGGGACCCTCGACGTGCGGGGCGCCCGCTACCGGGCGCTCGACGACCGCCGGGTGCGGGTGACGGGCTCGACCTTCACCCCCCAGTCCCCCACCGTGAAGCTCGAGGGGTCCGGGGTCGTCGGCTACCAGAGCCTCGCCCTCGCCGGGATCAGGGACCCCGAGGTCCTGGCGTCCATCGACGTCTGGTCCAAGGGGCTGCGGGACTTCGTGGCGGCCAAGGTCCGCGACGTGCTGGGCCGGGAGGAGCCCGAGGTCGTGGTGGAGGTCCGCTGCTACGGGTGGGACGCGGTGCTGGGTGACCTCGACGACGACCGCACCACCCCCCGCGAGGTCGGCGCCGTGCTGATCGCCACCGCCCCGGACCAGGAGACGGCGACCAAGGTGGTGAAGCTGGCCAACCCCTACCTGCTGCACATGCCGCTGCCGGGCATGGACCACCTGCCCAGCTTCGCCTTCCTGTCCTCGCCGGCCGAGATCCCCCGGGGCCCGCTCTACGAGTTCCTCCTGCAGCACGTCGTGGCCGTCGAGCACCCCGAGGAGCTCTTCCGCACCCGGATCGAGGAGGTCGGCCGATGA
- a CDS encoding ABC transporter ATP-binding protein, translating into MSELLVTDLTKTFGPTTALDRVSIDARDGELLTLLGPSGCGKSTTLWSIAGLHPPDSGRITVGDSVLYDAEEGADLPPEERGCGVVFQSYAVWPHMTVAQNVGYPLKLRRQRGPARAARVAEVLDLVELDHLADRYPHQLSGGQQQRVALARALAHPPRLLLLDEPFSNLDAKLRERARTWLRDLQREVGITTVFVTHDQDEALSMSDRIVVMDHGVVRQVGTPEAIYETPTDLFVADFIGTTNLLEGTVVRDGEGCVEVAVDGLDRTVRATKAVAGRLDGAVTLAVRPEAVLLDPADDAPGLTRLAATVEDRSYLGDHVRYRARAGRSTLTVQASATTTGTEVTLGLPVDRTLAYPGSPPDA; encoded by the coding sequence GTGTCTGAGCTCCTCGTCACCGACCTCACCAAGACCTTCGGGCCGACCACCGCGCTCGACCGGGTCAGCATCGACGCCCGCGACGGCGAGCTGCTGACCCTCCTCGGGCCCAGCGGCTGCGGGAAGTCCACGACCCTCTGGTCGATCGCCGGGCTGCACCCGCCGGACTCCGGGCGGATCACCGTCGGGGACTCCGTCCTCTACGACGCCGAGGAGGGCGCCGACCTGCCCCCCGAGGAGCGCGGCTGCGGGGTCGTGTTCCAGTCCTACGCGGTGTGGCCCCACATGACCGTGGCCCAGAACGTGGGCTACCCCCTCAAGCTGCGACGCCAGCGGGGCCCGGCCCGGGCCGCCCGCGTGGCCGAGGTCCTGGACCTGGTCGAGCTGGACCACCTGGCCGACCGCTACCCCCACCAGCTCTCCGGCGGCCAGCAGCAGCGGGTGGCCCTGGCCCGGGCCCTGGCCCACCCGCCCCGCCTGCTCCTGCTCGACGAGCCCTTCTCCAACCTCGACGCCAAGCTGCGCGAGCGGGCCCGCACCTGGCTGCGCGACCTGCAGCGCGAGGTCGGCATCACCACCGTGTTCGTCACCCACGACCAGGACGAGGCGCTGTCGATGAGCGACCGCATCGTGGTCATGGACCACGGCGTCGTCCGCCAGGTCGGCACGCCCGAGGCCATCTACGAGACCCCCACCGACCTGTTCGTGGCCGACTTCATCGGGACCACCAACCTGCTGGAGGGCACGGTGGTCCGCGACGGCGAGGGGTGCGTGGAGGTCGCCGTCGACGGCCTCGACCGCACCGTGCGGGCGACCAAGGCGGTGGCCGGCCGCCTGGACGGGGCGGTCACCCTCGCCGTCCGCCCCGAGGCCGTCCTCCTCGACCCCGCCGACGACGCCCCCGGGCTCACCCGCCTGGCCGCGACGGTGGAGGACCGGTCCTACCTGGGCGACCACGTCCGGTACCGGGCCCGCGCCGGGCGCAGCACCCTCACGGTGCAGGCGTCGGCCACGACCACCGGCACCGAGGTCACCCTCGGCCTGCCCGTCGACCGCACCCTCGCCTACCCCGGGAGCCCCCCCGATGCCTGA
- a CDS encoding ABC transporter permease, whose translation MTAPALPAPAGADLSPRRSWLPATATQYLLWLAALVLIVGPLVPVVWASLWSTPLYEAGGSLTVANYSALLSDAEWWEAVRNSVEFALLATVGSVVLGTAMAVLFTRTDLPGRRLFGVAVLLPVVVPGLPLILGWAAIYAPSGYVTRWIETSTPLPVVWDLYSVPGMAMLAVGIAAPVVAMLVRGSLSTQDAALEQAARTAGASPVRALVTVTVPLLRPAVLNSGLIVFALSLEVLGLPLILGSSRDIDFISTYLYDRWLNTVPPEQGLVSAGAVVLLAVVAVLMLVRNRLAGDTARFQTVGGKATAQASIRLGAARWPLCALVSAYLLVVLVLPLAGLLLTAFTTTLTPFVDPWTVLSTDHFRTVVDDPVFSRSITNSLIVAVVGGALATLAIAALSIVAHRSSFRHRGSLQYVMLSPRAIPGLVAGMAFFWAFVVIDPSGRLRSSLWAIGLAFAVRSLALGYSAFYPALAGLGEDLDRAARTAGADWWTAMRTIVLRLLRPAMGVSFVLLFVAMLNDYDPAVFLSTPGTEVMGLTMLKLWAAGTAGPVAALGVIQVVVTFAVLGVGRLLFGVRPRV comes from the coding sequence ATGACCGCCCCCGCCCTGCCGGCCCCGGCCGGTGCGGACCTCTCCCCCCGACGGAGCTGGCTGCCCGCCACCGCGACCCAGTACCTGCTCTGGCTCGCGGCCCTGGTCCTGATCGTCGGCCCGCTGGTGCCCGTGGTGTGGGCGTCGCTGTGGTCGACCCCGCTCTACGAGGCCGGCGGCAGCCTGACCGTCGCCAACTACTCCGCCCTGCTCTCCGACGCCGAGTGGTGGGAGGCGGTGCGCAACAGCGTCGAGTTCGCCCTCCTCGCCACGGTGGGGTCGGTCGTGCTGGGCACGGCCATGGCCGTGCTCTTCACCCGCACCGACCTGCCCGGGCGGCGCCTGTTCGGCGTGGCCGTGCTGCTGCCCGTCGTCGTCCCCGGGCTGCCGCTCATCCTCGGGTGGGCGGCCATCTACGCCCCGTCCGGCTACGTGACCCGCTGGATCGAGACCTCGACCCCGCTGCCGGTGGTCTGGGACCTCTACAGCGTCCCGGGCATGGCCATGCTGGCCGTCGGCATCGCCGCCCCGGTGGTGGCCATGCTCGTGCGGGGCTCGCTGTCGACCCAGGACGCGGCCCTCGAGCAGGCGGCCCGCACCGCGGGGGCCTCGCCGGTGCGGGCCCTGGTGACGGTGACGGTGCCGCTGCTGCGGCCCGCGGTCCTCAACTCCGGGCTCATCGTGTTCGCCCTCTCGCTCGAGGTCCTGGGCCTGCCGCTCATCCTCGGCAGCTCCCGCGACATCGACTTCATCTCGACCTACCTCTACGACCGGTGGCTGAACACCGTGCCCCCGGAGCAGGGCCTGGTGTCGGCCGGCGCCGTCGTCCTGCTCGCGGTGGTCGCCGTGCTCATGCTGGTCCGCAACCGGCTCGCCGGCGACACGGCCCGGTTCCAGACCGTCGGCGGCAAGGCCACCGCCCAGGCGTCCATCCGGCTGGGCGCGGCCCGCTGGCCGCTGTGCGCGCTGGTGAGCGCCTACCTCCTGGTCGTCCTCGTCCTGCCCCTCGCCGGGCTGCTGCTGACCGCCTTCACCACGACCCTCACGCCGTTCGTCGACCCGTGGACGGTGCTCTCGACCGACCACTTCCGCACCGTCGTCGACGACCCGGTCTTCAGCCGGTCGATCACCAACAGCCTGATCGTGGCGGTGGTGGGCGGCGCCCTCGCGACCCTCGCCATCGCGGCCCTGTCGATCGTCGCCCACCGCTCGTCGTTCCGGCACCGGGGCTCGCTCCAGTACGTGATGCTCTCGCCGCGCGCCATCCCCGGGCTGGTGGCCGGCATGGCGTTCTTCTGGGCCTTCGTGGTCATCGACCCCTCGGGCCGGCTCCGGTCCTCGCTCTGGGCCATCGGGCTGGCCTTCGCCGTGCGCAGCCTCGCCCTCGGCTACAGCGCCTTCTACCCGGCGCTGGCCGGCCTGGGCGAGGACCTCGACCGGGCGGCCCGCACCGCGGGGGCCGACTGGTGGACCGCCATGCGCACCATCGTGCTGCGGCTCCTCCGCCCGGCCATGGGCGTCTCGTTCGTCCTCCTGTTCGTCGCCATGCTCAACGACTACGACCCGGCCGTGTTCCTCTCCACGCCGGGCACGGAGGTGATGGGTCTCACCATGCTCAAGCTCTGGGCCGCGGGGACGGCCGGGCCGGTCGCCGCCCTCGGCGTGATCCAGGTGGTGGTCACCTTCGCGGTGCTCGGCGTCGGCCGCCTGCTCTTCGGGGTGCGGCCCCGTGTCTGA
- a CDS encoding ABC transporter substrate-binding protein produces MANTNEPAPASRAGGARRLGLALVALGLLAASACGVGAEPADDATSTTAAGGGGDEPIDIDEVVEASRDEGGRLIVYGNPSPDQWEPVVAAFEEQYPWIEVETFDLGGTEAFQRYLSEEATGATTADVIVNTDGDGWLDMVDRGQVVDYVDPELASLPDIAVAAPGVFAMSVDPLIGVFNTRALPLDEQPTTLAELAEAAEDLDGEIGTIEVENGQAGLGTFGYVDARGEEAWDVLEAIGPHAGVESGNGTLLSKLTSGEYVASFMASGSLRALIDLTDTGDVLNYRYFEDATVLPTRGMAVTAAAGAPSSARLLVNFLLSEEGQTVMCDGGFTPYREGIDCPQDLAAIEEVVGPDNAIVVGYPEALREDDEALEARWNEAFGR; encoded by the coding sequence ATGGCAAACACCAACGAACCGGCCCCGGCCAGCCGTGCGGGCGGTGCCCGCCGCCTGGGGCTCGCCCTCGTGGCCCTGGGCCTGCTGGCGGCCAGCGCGTGCGGGGTCGGCGCCGAGCCGGCCGACGACGCCACCTCGACCACGGCCGCCGGCGGGGGCGGCGACGAGCCCATCGACATCGACGAGGTCGTCGAGGCCAGCCGGGACGAGGGCGGGCGCCTCATCGTCTACGGCAACCCCAGCCCCGACCAGTGGGAGCCGGTCGTGGCCGCCTTCGAGGAGCAGTACCCGTGGATCGAGGTCGAGACCTTCGACCTGGGCGGCACCGAGGCGTTCCAGCGCTACCTGAGCGAGGAGGCCACCGGCGCCACCACCGCCGACGTGATCGTGAACACCGACGGCGACGGGTGGCTCGACATGGTCGACCGGGGCCAGGTGGTCGACTACGTCGACCCCGAGCTGGCGTCGCTCCCGGACATCGCCGTCGCCGCCCCGGGCGTGTTCGCCATGTCGGTCGACCCGCTCATCGGCGTCTTCAACACCCGGGCCCTGCCCCTCGACGAGCAGCCCACGACGCTGGCCGAGCTGGCCGAGGCGGCCGAGGACCTCGACGGGGAGATCGGCACCATCGAGGTCGAGAACGGCCAGGCCGGCCTGGGCACCTTCGGCTACGTCGACGCCCGGGGCGAGGAGGCCTGGGACGTGCTGGAGGCCATCGGGCCCCACGCCGGCGTCGAGAGCGGGAACGGCACCCTGCTGTCGAAGCTCACGAGCGGCGAGTACGTGGCCAGCTTCATGGCCTCGGGGTCGCTGCGGGCCCTCATCGACCTCACCGACACCGGCGACGTCCTCAACTACCGCTACTTCGAGGACGCCACCGTCCTGCCCACCCGCGGCATGGCGGTGACCGCGGCCGCCGGCGCCCCCAGCTCGGCCCGGCTGCTCGTGAACTTCCTCCTCTCCGAGGAGGGCCAGACGGTGATGTGCGACGGGGGCTTCACGCCCTACCGGGAGGGCATCGACTGCCCCCAGGACCTCGCCGCCATCGAGGAGGTGGTGGGCCCCGACAACGCCATCGTCGTCGGGTACCCCGAGGCCCTGCGCGAGGACGACGAGGCCCTCGAGGCCCGGTGGAACGAGGCCTTCGGCCGATGA
- a CDS encoding GntR family transcriptional regulator → MTDDLRLRELSSPTLADQAYDALREAIISGELAPQEKITERGLAARLAVSPTPVREALRRLEQDQLVDRTGPRTVQVTAFDDDRAAELRLVEGNLRAVAARLAASNARPDQLARIERLLDEGDAEHARLQARAQAGEPLAVEDLADLLRITRGFHTAVNEASGNPVLLRLLSMVDAFSLAHRRPRLRGELRDDRGLDIARRYAEHRAVFAAVRDGDGPEAERLMRDHAAAEALGALT, encoded by the coding sequence GTGACCGACGACTTGCGCCTGCGGGAGCTGTCCAGCCCCACGCTGGCCGACCAGGCCTACGACGCACTGCGCGAGGCGATCATCTCCGGTGAGCTGGCCCCGCAGGAGAAGATCACCGAGCGGGGCCTGGCGGCGCGCCTGGCCGTGAGCCCCACCCCGGTGCGCGAGGCCCTGCGCCGCCTCGAGCAGGACCAGCTCGTCGACCGCACCGGGCCCCGCACCGTGCAGGTCACCGCGTTCGACGACGACCGCGCCGCCGAGCTCCGGCTCGTCGAGGGCAACCTCCGCGCCGTCGCCGCCCGCCTGGCGGCGAGCAACGCCCGGCCCGACCAGCTGGCCCGCATCGAGCGCCTGCTCGACGAGGGCGACGCCGAGCACGCCCGGCTCCAGGCCCGCGCCCAGGCCGGCGAGCCCCTCGCCGTCGAGGACCTGGCCGACCTCCTCCGCATCACCCGCGGCTTCCACACCGCGGTCAACGAGGCCTCCGGCAACCCGGTGCTCCTGCGCCTGCTCAGCATGGTCGACGCCTTCAGCCTGGCCCACCGCCGCCCGCGCCTCCGGGGCGAGCTGCGCGACGACCGGGGCCTCGACATCGCCCGCCGCTACGCCGAGCACCGGGCCGTGTTCGCCGCCGTCCGGGACGGCGACGGCCCCGAGGCCGAGCGGCTGATGCGGGACCATGCCGCCGCCGAGGCCCTCGGCGCCCTCACCTGA